A genomic stretch from Telmatocola sphagniphila includes:
- a CDS encoding DUF6798 domain-containing protein gives MANYSFCSLKGLIWILLFGLAFTQSPLYFSNQHQYFVHGLAQGGLGDLGRDWLANTLDPTPLFSKLVELTYRYIGEFGFYLLFFGLVSVYFVGLSRLGSDLLPADYHRTNFVLLLVCLLMIHAALVRVASVHLFGVDYPWYFQAGIAGQYILGSYLQPSAFGAFFLLSLLSFRRENWISTCLWCCLPAIVHATYLLPAAFLTLGYQYSLLVQKRWRTALFLGLGNLFLVLPIVIFSWQTFSPTSLADFEEAQRILAEVRIPHHARIARWFDALVALQIAWMLLGLLALRKTVFFPIYLVIVLLSFLLSLTQYFTSNYSLALLFPWRVTALLVPIATVAILARVVRFIGGETRIAQFEGVEKLGLLVALLLASGSFLIPYLHWGYRQNELEKSVLEYIREHHSPGDVYLIPVQIPKPDNGVKGNTSTTFTRPPSVQDKHLVAVDLQPFRIATGTPLYVDFKSIPYKDTEVIEWYRRVLNAHQWYQRKDMGSAAWQAEVRHEGITHVLIPLNKESNFGGLKPIYEDEMYRIYALR, from the coding sequence ATGGCCAATTATTCGTTTTGTTCCCTGAAAGGTCTTATCTGGATTTTGCTCTTCGGGCTGGCATTCACCCAGTCCCCCCTCTACTTCTCCAATCAGCATCAGTATTTCGTGCATGGACTGGCACAAGGTGGGCTTGGGGATCTCGGTCGCGACTGGCTGGCCAACACGCTCGATCCCACCCCTCTGTTTAGCAAACTCGTCGAGCTCACCTATCGGTACATCGGAGAGTTCGGTTTTTATCTACTATTCTTCGGTTTGGTCTCGGTCTACTTTGTGGGACTGAGCCGGCTAGGAAGCGATCTGCTTCCCGCGGATTACCACCGAACTAACTTTGTCTTGCTTTTAGTTTGTTTGCTGATGATCCATGCCGCCCTGGTTAGGGTCGCCTCCGTGCATCTGTTCGGGGTTGATTATCCGTGGTATTTTCAGGCCGGCATTGCCGGACAGTACATCCTGGGTTCCTATCTTCAGCCGTCCGCCTTCGGTGCGTTCTTTCTCTTATCCCTGCTCAGTTTTCGGCGCGAAAATTGGATTTCCACTTGCCTCTGGTGCTGTCTCCCGGCCATCGTCCATGCGACCTACCTACTCCCCGCCGCCTTTCTGACCCTGGGATACCAGTATTCTCTGCTGGTTCAAAAACGCTGGAGAACAGCCCTCTTTCTGGGTCTCGGAAATCTCTTTCTCGTTTTGCCCATCGTCATATTTTCCTGGCAGACCTTTTCGCCGACTTCCCTGGCGGATTTCGAAGAAGCTCAGCGTATCCTGGCGGAAGTGCGAATACCTCATCATGCCCGCATCGCTCGCTGGTTCGATGCCCTCGTTGCTCTGCAGATCGCCTGGATGCTGTTGGGATTACTCGCGCTCCGCAAAACAGTCTTCTTTCCAATCTATCTGGTGATTGTGCTCCTCAGTTTTCTGCTCAGTCTAACTCAATACTTCACCTCGAACTACTCTCTAGCCCTGCTGTTTCCGTGGCGAGTCACGGCTCTACTGGTTCCAATCGCAACCGTGGCCATCTTAGCTCGAGTCGTGAGATTTATTGGCGGCGAAACTCGAATCGCACAGTTCGAGGGCGTAGAAAAGCTTGGCTTGCTAGTGGCTCTGTTGCTCGCGAGTGGATCGTTCCTAATTCCCTACCTCCACTGGGGATACCGGCAGAATGAACTGGAGAAGTCGGTGCTGGAATATATCCGGGAACACCATAGCCCGGGAGATGTGTACTTGATTCCGGTCCAAATTCCCAAACCCGACAACGGCGTTAAAGGCAATACTTCCACGACCTTTACTCGACCTCCCAGCGTACAGGATAAGCACTTAGTCGCAGTCGATCTGCAACCATTTCGAATTGCAACGGGTACGCCGCTATATGTCGATTTTAAATCGATTCCCTACAAGGATACCGAGGTTATTGAGTGGTATCGCCGCGTGTTGAACGCCCACCAGTGGTATCAGCGAAAGGACATGGGCTCAGCGGCCTGGCAAGCGGAAGTCCGGCATGAGGGAATCACGCATGTGCTGATTCCGCTCAATAAAGAGTCCAATTTCGGGGGTTTGAAACCAATCTACGAGGATGAGATGTATCGAATCTATGCATTACGGTAG
- a CDS encoding class I SAM-dependent methyltransferase, with the protein MPDLQAADSSPFDDGELYDLLFENFDYGLEYYLDLARRANGPILDIACGTGRIMIPCLQAGLEVEGLDLSAGMLQRLQSKAEKLGYKPTLHQASMNDFKIDRKFQLIVIAFNAFIHNMTTSEQIATLALCREHLVPGGMLAFDSYFPGAHIITAVENTRVLEMEKTDSKSGNIVRIFDTRAFNRVEQIQNSINEIEILDSNRNLLKSHLSKHSVRWIYKGEMQLLLKLAGFPSWSIYGGFDLRPLEQETDSLIVEAYTSSLAPLA; encoded by the coding sequence ATGCCAGATCTTCAAGCTGCAGACTCCTCTCCCTTCGATGATGGAGAACTTTACGATCTGCTATTTGAAAATTTCGATTACGGTTTGGAATATTACCTGGATCTCGCCCGGCGTGCCAATGGTCCGATTCTCGATATCGCCTGTGGAACCGGTCGAATAATGATACCTTGCCTCCAGGCGGGCTTGGAGGTGGAAGGATTGGATCTTAGCGCGGGAATGCTCCAGCGCCTTCAGTCCAAGGCGGAAAAGTTGGGATACAAACCCACCTTGCATCAGGCCAGCATGAACGATTTTAAAATCGACCGGAAATTTCAGCTAATCGTAATCGCGTTCAACGCCTTTATTCACAATATGACGACCTCCGAGCAGATAGCGACGCTCGCCCTGTGCCGAGAACATCTGGTACCGGGTGGAATGCTGGCATTCGACAGCTATTTCCCGGGTGCACACATTATTACCGCGGTCGAGAACACCCGCGTCCTGGAAATGGAAAAGACCGATTCGAAGTCGGGTAATATCGTCCGAATTTTCGACACCCGGGCTTTCAATCGCGTGGAACAGATCCAGAATTCCATCAACGAAATAGAAATTCTGGATTCGAATCGCAATCTCCTCAAATCGCATCTCTCCAAACATTCGGTTCGTTGGATTTATAAAGGCGAGATGCAATTGCTTTTGAAGCTAGCCGGCTTTCCCTCCTGGTCGATTTACGGAGGCTTCGATCTCCGACCTCTCGAACAAGAAACCGATTCCCTGATCGTAGAAGCTTACACTTCGTCTTTGGCCCCGCTCGCCTGA